In Salvia miltiorrhiza cultivar Shanhuang (shh) chromosome 4, IMPLAD_Smil_shh, whole genome shotgun sequence, the DNA window CAGAGGCGGGAATCAGAGGGCAGCGCCATGTCAACTCGTAATTGTCATCAGCTCAGAGCTTCACCGGAGCAaaaaagcatggaaaaattgttcaacccttTAAATTCAgagaattttttataaaaaaaaaaaaaaaaagttcactGAAAAGTTGAAAATGGAggtatagttcatggtttttggcataattaacccttaatttaattgatatataatataatatattataattagagCAAAGAGACAAAACATAGATATATTAGGGGATATTAACAGTGGGACTAGAGCTATTAAtgacattaattttaatttaattcagGTAAAGACATGACCATTACGTAAGAAAGGTATGTAAGTATATATTTAGGCCCCAAATTCGTACAATCCCATGTGTCATTGAGGTCTATCCACTTGAACTAAATTTAAAAAAGAGTTATGTCGTGGGGCATCCAAATTTTCTTGAATTTTCAAAATTACTATAGAAAAGGGGGAAATATAGGAGTTTTAATCCTTGCGGCCAATATTCAACGGTTTTTGGACATGAACAAAAGTGTTAGAATATTTGTTGGTGGCGGAAATGAATGAATGAGTGAAAGAGGTGTGTTACCTAAAACTCACTGTTGCACAAATATTCAATTCACACCCCTTAGATTTTGGATGGTTTTATGTATAAATcgattatacatatatataatgtatttatttttgacATATCATATTATCATATAGTATCATATTAAATGTCATTTTATGATCTTccattcaaaatatatattacatattttattcaaaacatAATTTATGTGTATTCATTTGAGGGCGAAGAAAGTATAATATTGATTCGTTTTACAACTTTAAATGGTTTTATTGTTGAGCATGTTTTTTTATCACaaaaaagtttaaaataaatattatagaCAAAATAGAAGAGGAATCTGGCACGGAATCCGAACGTCTAATACCTTCATCGTTGATCGCTCGTGATTTATAGCATTTTCCGAGTAAGGAATAGGGAATGAAATCCGGAATAATGGAGAGAGACGAAGTTAATTGAGTAAAAAAATGCAGTAATTTAAAGATTTAGAGTGGTTAAGAATTAAAATGCCAAAATTTCCATTTACAACGGTTCTGCCATTATTATAGCTAGATATTTTAAGACAATGGCATAATGGTCTTTTCAGCTCTACGTGCGGAGAGGTAAAAATTGCCGAGCTCTATTTGAAGAGGGATAAAATTGTTCATTCATGTTTGCTACTATTTATGCCAAGGGCAATTTTGTCACTTCAGGTCTTCAACTGTATTTCGTTGGATGGCGACAGCGTTTGATATTAGAGCATCCACTATGTTACTTCACTATAGTGATGCCGCATGTGTACCAATAACTATCTACTTTTTGAACAACctcatatttttctccactatagcACTACCTCATATTTAACTATGTGACAATACATAGTAGTagcatttttgataaaataaataagttttgtatcacaccccataaataaataagttttgtagcacATTTGACCTAAAGTACATAAGTACAAGTCAATAAAGTGAATGATAGTGACATATTACttatttttgatttaaaaataaccaaataaaataaaaatctgattccctctctctctatcacGTTAAAATTAAAACTGAGTAAGCAAACCATATCTTATGGCATTATGGCGTGAATTTATGTGATcaaaatctgattctctctctttgatttaaaaataaccgAAATCACGTTAAAATGTGATTTAAAAATAAGcaaaatctgattctctctctctattcacgttTATGGCGTGATTTTATGTGATATTATGGTTGTTGGGTGCATTTACACCAACTCAAACACTTGTTAAGGAAACAACCTTAAATTCACGAAATTAAATGCTCCGTACACGGCTGCTGTGGGTAGTTAATGAAGGATACCAACCAAATGTTCATTCATCAGACATTTgaacaagaaagaagaagaaaatcctcTCAATACACATACACGACTCATACACGGTtgctcaaaaattcaaaaaaaaatcatctaaagGCTTGTATTACATAAGGTATgtgaaatacatatttttttttaattttcggctGTACACGGTTGGTGTTCTagagtacacggttgtacacggttgtacacggtttgagttttagtgattttttgttgtttatttcaataattatgttatatatatgacttattacatgttttggaCTAAAAAACGACATAAAAAAACACTCTGTACGCAAATTACCTTATTTTTGAACCCTTAGTGTTCtgctgtacacggttagggttTCTGTGTACACGGTtgtgtacacggttgtacacggtggtCGAATTTGCTGTACACGGTTGGGTTGAATATGATTTTGAGGTTATTTTTAGCATGTTTGTATATTCAGTTGATGTATTGGGGTACACGGTTTCCtgtttgtgtatttaaatgTTGTATTTTTGTCGTTTTGAAGCAGATGTCGTTTCAAGCAATCGTTATACGGCACAGTGGTCAGTGGAAATTAACCGAGTATGAAGGAGGCGATGAGGTTGTCGTGTACATGTCTAAGGAAGACCTTTGTCATGCGAAATTGATGCAAGAGGTGCACGATCAATTAAACGAGGATGGTCGATCCACTTATATGCTTTTCTACACATCGACCACGGACGAAGGGCGAAGAATAAAAGTGGCTTTGAAGACTGATTCGGATTTGAACCGACTGATTTCCGAGCATAAGAAATATCCCGTTGTTTACGTGATCGAGAAGGGCAAACAATCTGCGGCTCCGATTCCTCATACTCAAGAGCGGGTATATTATGAGGGACATCGGTCTACTGTGTTTCCTATCGAGACGGACGTTGGAAGAAGTATCCCTACACACGATGATAGTAGGGACGATTCATCGTCgcaggaggaggaagacgagtccgagtcttcggatgaggaagaagaggcgATACGACGCAGAGAGATATTGGATTCAGTGTCGACTGAACAGGAAGCGTGGAGACAGACAGGGCCTCAGAATTTCACATCGGATGATCAGCCCGATGTCGAGCCTCGTGTTGGAGTTCAGCAGCTTGAGGCACATCAGTGGGGGCTCTATTCCGGTCGAAGGATGATTTGGCAATCGCTGTTGGCCTGTACCATATGGAGAATCACGTGGAGTACGCCGTGCATCGTTCCAGTACGACCCGTTTGTGGTTTGTTTGCAAGCATGGCAACGGTTGTCCGTTCATGCTGCGAGCCGTTCAGAGTGCATCGATCTGGAGAGTGATCAAGGTGGTGATGGATCATACCTGCCACACGGATTTGAATCGCACTGCCCCGAGACAGATTCCGGCGAGGGTTGTTGGAAGATATTTTGCACGGAAATTGGTAGGCGAGGGGGTCGTTTTGAAGCCGAAGGAGATGATGTCAGAGATGCAGCGCTTATTCGGTATTGAGATCAATTACAGCTTCGCTCTCCGCGCAAGAAACATCGCGATTGAGATGACGTATGGTGATTTTGGGAACTCGTATCAGATGCTCCCATCGTATTTGTATATGCTGAGAATGAGTAATCCCGGCACATTATACGACCTTGAGATGAAGGATGATGGCAAGTTCCATCATATGTTTGTTGCACTTGGACAGAGCGTGGCTGCCTTTGAGAAGGGTTACTTGAGGCCGGTCATCGTCGTAGACGGGACCCATCTGAAGGGAAGGAACGGCGGCATTTTGTTCGTCGCTGTTACAAAGGATGGGAACGAAGCAATATTTCCTCTCGCAGTTGGGCTTGGTCCTATCGAGAACGACGAGTCTTGGACTTGGTTCTTCCACCGACTGCGGACTTGCTTTGGTCAGCCGGATGATCTCTTGATTGTGTCTGATCAGCACAAGAGCATCAGAAATGCTGTGGAGTGTATCTACCCGAACGTCCCTCACGGGTTGTGCTATTACCATATCCAGAAGAATCTCGCGCATTATGGGCAGCATGTAGCTGCAGTCTTCAAAGCAGCGGCATATTCCTATCGATCAGACGATTTTCAAAGGAATTTTTCTGCGCTTCAAGTACTGAAAGTCAACGCGTACACACGCCTCGACACTATTGGTGTGGAGAGATGGGCCAGGTCCAAGTGCCCTGTACGACGCACGAGCTTCATGACGTCGAATGCTGCCGAGACGATGAACAGTAGACTGTTGTGGGCACGACGCCTCCCGGTTGCTTCATTGATCGAGACCTATCGAGCCATTATGGAGAAATGGTTCGATAGGCGACGCATCTCGGCTGCATCGAGGTCACATGAGTTGACTGAGGTAGTAGAGGGAAAGTTGCATGTGGCTGTCGAAGCGGGTCGGCAATTGGCTGTTCGAGGGACGACGACGCACATGtttagtgttgaggatgatCATGCATTCTACATTGTCGATCTCGAAAATCGGACTTGTAGTTGTGCTCAGTTCGACCTGGATGACATTCCGTGTCGTCATGCTTGTGCCGCTATTAGGTACctcatttattacaaattttgcatattgaattatttttttgcaaatttatctttttatctTTGCATTTTATTAGGCGTGCAGGACTGCAAGTCACGGATTTTGTTGGAGGATATTTCAAACAATCCGTGCTGTTGGCCACATATATGGAGCGTATTGTTCCCGTTCCACATCCTACGTATTGGAATGTGCCCGATGAGATATCAGCCTATGTTGTGAAACCCCCGGATATCACGGTCCATGCGGGACGGCCGAAGTTGAGTAGGGCTCGTTCAGCAGTTGAGGGTCCTCCTAATTCGGGTCCTCCTAATTCGGGTACTCCTAATTCTCGACCTCAAGTATGCTCACGTTGCAAGGGTGGAGGTCACAATGCCCGGAGATGCAAAGCGCAAGTGGGACCATTGGACTTGAACGTGCCGGTGGAAGGTGTCGAGCAACCACCCGATGCACGAAGGCGGCGAAAGAAGAAATGCGGCATTTGTAGGAGTGGAACACACACTAGGAATGCATGTCCTCAAAATGTTGGGTCGTGAGTGATTTTGAATCTTTGATCTTCAAAATGTTGTTGGAATGTTGTTGGATGTTTACTTGTTGTTTGGGGTCTGATTTTGTTGTTGGTATTTGTTGAACTTgctttaaaattcgaaaaacAGGGGTTTTGGGGGTGAACAAGGGCTGAATGAGCTCTGTACACGGTTAgaccctaaccgtgtacagtTTCACGAAACCGTGCACGCAACCGTGCAAGGAAGAACTCGCAACCGTGTACGGTTACACGGTTAGGGTCGGTCCGTGTGCTGTACACGGTTTCGAGTTCTTCCGTGCACGGTTGCGTACACGGTTTCGAGAAactgtacacggttagggtcTAACCGTGTACAAAGTCCATTTAGCCTTTGTTCACCCCAAAAACACCAACAAGTCATAAAATCAACCGTATTTTAACAACCAACAACCATGccaaacacaaaaacagcaaaccACCAAACATAAGCTAAAATCAAACCACAAAACAACAGCAAATCAAGTGTATTTTAACACAAAAAAAATGTTCATCAACTGAAATGAATAGGGGGAGGATCCGTACACAACTCCCATATCCTAATAGCTATAATTTGTCGAAACTTTTGTATCTGTGCGGGTGTCCTCAGCTGCTCACGTGTTGGTGCGCCACAAATCAAACGATCCAGATAGGCACATGCAAACACACCACAACTTACACTATCTTCTTGGATGAATTGCTCTCTGATTGGCATAATGACGACTTTCATAGGCCTATCTGGAGCGGCAACATACCTCACCGCGGTATTGTGTGCATAATAACCCACAGTGTGCAGCAATTTAGGCATCAGGCGAGTGATTGGCTTCATTGCATTTTCTCGACGCTTTCGTGCACCTTGCACATGTATCAGTGAGTCATACACTCTCACCTCCCATGCGGAGATAGATATAACCACAGTACACCAATGACTCTTATCGAGATTGCACATAGCAAAAATCTGCAAcacaatatgaaaaatatttagaaaCGTTACGTATTTCAGTTaaaaaattccaaaatatgtttatattatactTACCTCTTTCGCTTCCAACCAAGGCCATGTATGGCCTGAATCAGTTCCATGAAACATGGCGATCAGCTTTTCGGGCACCACCCACTCCTCGTATCCGTGTCGATCCCGAATGTTGTCCCAATCTTGCTCATCCGGATGCAACGACCTGAACTCTCTGAAAAGGGTCTCCTACAATCACAGATTCATGATTAATTTATAGGTAGTTGTATatacataaacataaattaTTCTGTCAAAAACTTACATAAAAATCCAGAAAAGCTATCGGCGTTCTCTCCCGTGTCACGCCTGCAACGAGCCTCGTCTCTCCCCGAGCTATCCACTGCTGATTTTGACGGAGCCGTCGGAGAGCCTTCAGATTCCAGAGGTCTAATATCTGCttaaaaaaatcatgattagtTATGTACAATGCAAATCTTAAGAAACACAgtaaaatcaaattattataCCTCCCCGTCGAACTCCACGCGAGGATTCAGATACTCCTCTGCACAGGGGGAGGCCTAACAGGAGGAGGCGGCTCCGGTACAACTGGCTCTGTCAAGCCAGCGTATTTCCCTC includes these proteins:
- the LOC131020391 gene encoding uncharacterized protein LOC131020391 — its product is MENHVEYAVHRSSTTRLWFVCKHGNGCPFMLRAVQSASIWRVIKVVMDHTCHTDLNRTAPRQIPARVVGRYFARKLVGEGVVLKPKEMMSEMQRLFGIEINYSFALRARNIAIEMTYGDFGNSYQMLPSYLYMLRMSNPGTLYDLEMKDDGKFHHMFVALGQSVAAFEKGYLRPVIVVDGTHLKGRNGGILFVAVTKDGNEAIFPLAVGLGPIENDESWTWFFHRLRTCFGQPDDLLIVSDQHKSIRNAVECIYPNVPHGLCYYHIQKNLAHYGQHVAAVFKAAAYSYRSDDFQRNFSALQVLKVNAYTRLDTIGVERWARSKCPVRRTSFMTSNAAETMNSRLLWARRLPVASLIETYRAIMEKWFDRRRISAASRSHELTEVVEGKLHVAVEAGRQLAVRGTTTHMFSVEDDHAFYIVDLENRTCSCAQFDLDDIPCRHACAAIRRAGLQVTDFVGGYFKQSVLLATYMERIVPVPHPTYWNVPDEISAYVVKPPDITVHAGRPKLSRARSAVEGPPNSGPPNSGTPNSRPQVCSRCKGGGHNARRCKAQVGPLDLNVPVEGVEQPPDARRRRKKKCGICRSGTHTRNACPQNVGS
- the LOC131020392 gene encoding uncharacterized protein LOC131020392, with protein sequence MFHGTDSGHTWPWLEAKEIFAMCNLDKSHWCTVVISISAWEVRVYDSLIHVQGARKRRENAMKPITRLMPKLLHTVGYYAHNTAVRYVAAPDRPMKVVIMPIREQFIQEDSVSCGVFACAYLDRLICGAPTREQLRTPAQIQKFRQIIAIRIWELCTDPPPIHFS